One stretch of Methylococcus capsulatus DNA includes these proteins:
- a CDS encoding ComEA family DNA-binding protein, whose translation MKKLCALLLFMFFSLAAWAEPLDINTATAEEIAATMTGVGKAKAEAIVKDREAHGNFKSVDDLKRVKGIKEGILAKNRDKITVKGEAVASPVPAVASPAAATAAPTAATSAGKPQH comes from the coding sequence ATGAAAAAGCTGTGCGCCTTGCTTTTGTTCATGTTTTTCAGCCTTGCAGCCTGGGCTGAGCCGCTGGATATCAACACCGCAACCGCCGAGGAAATCGCCGCGACGATGACCGGCGTGGGAAAAGCCAAGGCAGAGGCGATCGTGAAGGACCGTGAGGCTCACGGCAACTTCAAGTCAGTCGACGATCTCAAGCGTGTCAAGGGAATCAAGGAAGGCATTCTGGCCAAGAATCGTGACAAGATCACCGTTAAGGGCGAGGCGGTGGCCTCGCCGGTGCCGGCCGTCGCCAGTCCAGCTGCTGCAACTGCAGCGCCTACTGCCGCAACATCGGCGGGGAAGCCTCAGCACTGA